One Malus domestica chromosome 11, GDT2T_hap1 genomic region harbors:
- the LOC103447196 gene encoding GBF-interacting protein 1-like yields MSGGGETRVSITDNVKLTIQNIRDMTGKQHGDDEIYAVLRECSMDPNETAQKLLYLDTFHEVKSRKDRRKENSKGRASEDSRMPPGTQRRVSRGGGQGNYSSNFSSDAGGGRNYSARRENGANHFADRGPMPSPVKPVQKTKNTAPAPGPKASTGSANGLKSLPNGNSTHVGSPKSPTDVDNNVREVFSAIVVQQSGAAAPPPAVVASTPTFGSLDDEKSVSIPNQTPVCATTAPASTIPSSASDPALSNHTQGIQKGSGNVIGLELSKSEKTTPRSVNSVQNGKTSNDCKVAENYGDIKHDGSLAQMPSNSDKQSQSKPNVPAKVVTPEVGTNAVEATSHLPHDSRVSVAKHVTFPNHIQVPEALKNVLTFGSIDAPFGVRVDSVKGTGSDNFSMGAIESSQDTDETAKEPSPSNNIVSSSVQGDYSESLADALENLPPLDNVPSSTNSKLELPKQDSQLPPEGHQNPTALNAPTYSLGFFPPMLGSQLLQVEGHDNPAHETARLPSFVGDNPAAVPSPNSTPPLPSSAAVSQQSIPMYRQTYPPNFYPYGHYLSPYYMPHMQQFLSHNGGFPPQPSTGNVFLPLPPPGAAASGVKYSLPHLKPGANAGNPTQYSFQSGGPFITTAGGYVPGPTVTSGSSVGNEDHGASQLKENHIYTTGQLTEGSSVWIPAPGQDVSRLQMSSMYNLTQGPRFTFSPMQAGHGGMPGMYPPGQTIVSPTFLQQQSPAVAGAAETKGPQSAPYHQAQQTQTNWN; encoded by the exons ATGAGCGGCGGTGGGGAGACTAGGGTTTCAATAACGGACAATGTAAAGCTCACGATCCAGAACATCAGAGATATGACCGGGAAGCAGCACGGCGACGATGAAATCTACGCCGTGCTCAGGGAGTGCTCTATGGATCCCAACGAGACCGCTCAAAAGCTCTTGTATTTAG ATACCTTTCATGAGGTCAAAAGCAGAAAAGATCGGAGAAAGGAG AACTCAAAAGGCAGAGCATCTGAAGATTCTAGAATGCCACCAGGCACACAGAGGCGAGTGTCTAGGGGTGGTGGCCAAGGGAATTATTCTTCTAACTTCTCTTCTG ATGCTGGTGGTGGGAGGAATTATTCTGCTCGGAGGGAAAATGGGGCCAATCACTTTGCAGATAGAGGTCCCATGCCCTCTCCTGTTAAGCCAgttcagaaaacaaaaaatactGCTCCAGCTCCAGGCCCAAA AGCTTCAACTGGCTCAGCAAATGGGCTAAAAAGCCTGCCAAATGGAAATTCTACACATGTTGGCTCCCCCAAATCCCCTACAGATGTTGACAACAATGTTCGTGAAGTATTTTCAGCTATAGTTGTACAACAGTCAGGGGCTGCAGCACCTCCTCCTGCTGTTGTGGCATCTACACCTACCTTTGGCTCACTGGATGATGAAAAGTCTGTGTCAATACCTAACCAGACCCCAGTTTGTGCTACAACTGCCCCTGCTTCAACCATTCCTTCCTCTGCATCTGATCCTGCTCTGTCAAATCATACTCAAGGAATCCAAAAAGGTTCTGGTAATGTTATTGGTTTAGAGTTGTCCAAAAGTGAAAAAACCACCCCAAGATCTGTTAATTCTGTGCAAAACGGAAAGACTTCAAATGATTGCAAGGTGGCTGAAAACTATGGAGATATTAAGCATGATGGTTCCTTGGCCCAGATGCCTTCCAATAGTGATAAACAGTCGCAGTCAAAGCCTAATGTTCCTGCCAAAG TGGTCACACCGGAGGTTGGAACAAATGCTGTTGAAGCTACTTCTCACTTGCCTCATGACTCGAGAGTCTCAGTTGCAAAACATGTTACTTTCCCAAATCATATCCAAGTGCCTGAAGCTTTGAAAAATGTATTGACCTTTGGAAGTATCGATGCTCCTTTTGGAGTGAGAGTAGACTCTGTTAAGGGTACTGGTTCCGATAATTTCTCTATGGGAGCTATTGAGTCTTCCCAGGATACTGATGAAACTGCTAAAGAACCTTCTCCTAG CAATAATATTGTATCCTCTTCTGTTCAAGGAGATTATTCTGAAAGTTTAGCCGACGCGCTTGAAAACTTACCACCTCTAGATAATGTACCTTCAAGTACAAACTCAAAACTTGAACTGCCGAAGCAGGACTCGCAGTTGCCACCAGAGGGTCACCAGAACCCAACAGCTTTAAATGCTCCGACCTATAGTCTGGGTTTCTTTCCCCCTATGCTAGGGAGCCAACTATTACAAGTCGAAGGGCATGATAATCCGGCTCATGAAACAGCCCGCCTTCCAAGCTTTGTT GGTGACAATCCTGCTGCTGTGCCTAGCCCAAACTCAACTCCACCCCTGCCAAGCTCGGCAGCTGTCTCTCAGCAGTCCATTCCTATGTACAGGCAGACTTATCCCCCAAATTTCTACCCATACGGCCACTATCTCTCTCCATATTATATGCCACATATGCAGCAGTTCTTAAGTCACAATGGCGGCTTTCCTCCACAGCCTTCTACTGGGAATGTTTTTCTACCATTGCCACCACCAGGGGCAGCTGCTTCCGGGGTTAAGTATTCTCTTCCGCATCTCAAGCCTGGTGCCAATGCTGGAAATCCAACACAATACAGTTTTCAATCTGGTGGTCCATTTATCACCACCGCTGGTGGTTATGTTCCCGGTCCAACAGTTACATCTGGAAGCTCTGTTGGTAATGAAGATCATGGAGCATCTCAACTGAAGGAAAATCATATCTACACAACTGGACAGCTG ACAGAAGGCTCATCTGTGTGGATACCTGCTCCAGGACAAGATGTATCCCGCTTGCAGATGAGTTCCATGTACAACCTTACTCAGGGGCCGCGTTTCACCTTCTCACCTATGCAGGCTGGTCACGGTGGCATGCCTGGGATGTATCCACCAGGGCAAACTATTGTTTCTCCGACATTTCTGCAACAACAGTCTCCAGCTGTGGCGGGAGCTGCTGAAACGAAAGGACCCCAGTCCGCTCCTTATCACCAGGCTCAACAAACACAGACAAATTGGAATTAG
- the LOC103447195 gene encoding nucleotide-sugar uncharacterized transporter 2 — translation MIPPFGMGLWDSLVGNEVKKFIKRKDSDAGEAGRALEEFRGSIYNDLRTSEGAKRQQQRFCGPVVAMSFNFIVSVGIILANKLIMGRVGFKFPIFLTLIHYVTAWLLLAIFKSLSILPVAPPSRTTPFTSLFSLGAVMAFASGLANTSLKHNSVGFYQMAKIAVTPTIVFTEFILFRKTISFNKVLALAVVSAGVAVATVTDLEFNLFGALIAIAWIVPSAVNKILWSNLQQQGNWTALALMWKTTPVTIFFLLALMPWLDPPGVLLFKWDFSNSTAILTSAVLGFLLQWSGALALGATSATSHVVLGQFKTCVILLGGYLIFNSDPGFVSICGAVAALCGMSVYTSLNLKKPQDSTSKQLPKQSLPTSKPKATDGETVETEVEDTATVV, via the exons GTCGAGCGCTTGAAGAATTCCGAGGCTCTATCTACAATGACCTCCGAACATCAGAAGGCGCCAAGCGCCAACAGCAGCGTTTTTGTGGTCCGGTTGTGGCTATGTCCTTCAATTTCATAGTCTCTGTGGGGATCATCCTTGCAAACAAACTA ATAATGGGGAGAGTTGGATTTAAGTTCCCAATCTTTCTCACATTGATCCATTATGTGACAGCATGGCTGCTTCTCGCCATTTTCAAGTCGCTCTCAATTCTTCCTGTTGCTCCTCCTTCGAGAACCACTCCTTTcacttctctcttctccttagGCGCGGTCATGGCTTTTGCATCCGGTCTTGCAAACACTAGCCTAAAACATAACAG TGTTGGCTTCTACCAGATGGCTAAAATTGCTGTCACTCCTACCATTGTTTTCACGGAGTTCATTCTCTTCAGAAAAACCATTTCTTTTAACAAG GTTTTGGCTCTAGCTGTAGTCTCGGCAGGTGTGGCAGTAGCAACTGTAACAGATTTAGAGTTCAATTTATTTGGTGCTTTGATTGCAATTGCATGGATAGTTCCAAGTGCTGTAAACAAAATCTTATGGTCTAATCTTCAGCAGCAAGGCAATTGGACCGCGCTCGC GCTGATGTGGAAGACAACCCCGGTCACGATATTCTTCTTGCTGGCTCTGATGCCTTGGTTGGATCCACCAGGCGTCCTACTTTTCAAGTGGGATTTCAGTAACTCAACCGCTATTCTTACATCAGCAGTCCTTGGTTTTCTCCTCCAATGGTCCGGAGCTTTGGCACTCGG GGCAACCTCAGCAACTTCCCACGTTGTTCTAGGGCAGTTCAAGACTTGTGTTATACTACTAGGGGGCTACCTTATATTTAACTCGGATCCGGGCTTTGTGAGCATTTGCGGGGCTGTCGCAGCTCTCTGCGGAATGTCTGTTTACACGTCGCTAAACCTGAAAAAGCCGCAAGACAGCACGAGCAAACAGCTCCCAAAGCAAAGCTTACCGACGTCAAAACCCAAAGCCACTGACGGAGAAACTGTAGAGACAGAAGTAGAAGATACTGCAACTGTTGTCTGA